GGGACCCATGACGAGAGACTCCTAGCGGCCGCGGTCTTCGGCCAGCAAATACAGTTTGCGCCAGAAAAAGCGGTTCAACAGCATCACGAAAATGCTCATGACGCCGATGCCCAGCGCGATGCGGTGGAAATCGCCCAGCTCCGTCATCTGTTTGATGTAGCTGCCCAGGCCATCCGCGACCAGCGAGGTATTGCCCCAGGTCACGTACTCGGCCACGATGCTGGCGTTCCAGGAGCCGCCGCTGGCGGTGATGGCTCCCGTGATGAAGCTGGGAAAGACCGCGGGCAGGTAGACCCGGCGCCACAACAGCCAGCCCTTGAGCCCCAGGTTGCCCGCCGCCAACCGCAGTTCGTTGGGGATGGTCGAGGCCCCCGCCACCACATTGAACAGGATGTACCACTGGGTGCCGAAGATGATCAGCGGACTCAGCCAAATGTTGGGGTTGAGCTTCAACGCCACCATCACGAACACCACCGCCGGAAACAGCAGGTTCACCGGAAAGGCGGCCAGGAACTGCGCCACCGCCTGGACCCGCTGCGAGTATTTGGGCCGCAGCCCGATCCAGACGGCGATCGGCACCCAGACCGCCGAGGCCAGCGTGATCAGCAGCATGACGCGCACCAGGGTGATGCCCCCCAGCCCGAGCACGTGCAGCACTTCGCCCCAGCCCACGTCCTCGTGGACGAAGCGCACCAGTTTGTACGTGGCCAGCAGCGCGCCGGCCGCCAGCAGCGCATCCCAGGCCCGCGTCCAGCGCGGATCGGGCGTCTTGGCGCGGGCGCGGATCGAGGTGCCGTCGTACGGCACGCTGAACCAGCCCAGCGCGCGCCGCATGCGCGCCCAAAAGGCGTTGGACAGCGCCTTCATCCAGCGGCTGCGGCGGGTCCAGTCCAGCAGCCAGGACTGCTGGGCGGCATCGCCCTGCGACTCCTCGAAGCGGAACTTGTCGGCCCAGGCCAGCAGCGGCCGGAAGAACAGCTGGTCGTACAGCAGGATGCCCGCCATCATGGCGCCGATGGCCCAGGCGATGGCGCGGCCGTTTTCCGCGTCGATCGCCACCGCGATATAGGAACCGATGCCGGGCAGCTTGATGTCCTGCCCCGCCACCGAAATGGCCTCGGCGGCAACCAGGAAGAACCAGCCGCCGGACATCGACATCATCATGTTCCAAAGCAGGCCGGGCGTGGCGTATGGCAGCTCCAGCCGCCAGAACCGCTGCCAGCCGGACAAGCGGAAAATGCGCGCCGCCTCGCTCAACTCGGAGGGCACCGTGCGCATGGATTGGTACAGGCTGAACGCCATGTTCCAGGCCTGGGAGGTGAAGATGGCAAAGATGGCCGCGCATTCGACCCCAAGCAGATTGCCCGGGAACAGGGCGATGAACGGCGCGATCGCGATGGCCTGGAAGCCCAGGATGGGGACGGATTGCAGTATGTCCAGCATCGGAATCATCGCCTTCTCCGCCGCCCGGTACTTGGCGGCGATGGCGGCGAAGACGAAGCTGAACAGCAGCGAGAAGGCCAGCGCCGTGAACATCCGCAGGATGGTGCGCAACAGGTAATACGGCAGGTAGACCGGGTCCAGCGAGATCGGGAGATCTTCCCCGACGGCGAAGGGGCGGCTCATCTGGGAGGCGCCATAGGCCATCAGCGCCAGCACGGCCAGCACCAGGGGCAGCAAAGCCCAGTCCCAGCGGTTCGGGGTCGACCGGGACGACGCGCCCGGGCGGGTACGCGTGCTGAAGAGCTCGAACATGGCGGCTATGCTCCTGGGAGCGGCGAGGGAAGGCCCGCGCATTGAAGCATAACCAGATGACGCGTCTCTGAACGGAAAACGACCTGAAATCTTGCAGTAATACGGGACGGCTCCCGCCGTCCCGCCGCGGTCAACGCTTCAGGGATTCCCAGCTTTTCATCAGCCGCTTCACCGAGACCGGCATGGGCGTGCGCAGCTCCTGCGCGAACAGCGCCACGCGCAGTTCCTCCAGCAGCCAGCGGAACTCGTCCAGGCGGGGGTCGGGCGCCCCCTTCAGCGCGGATCTGGCCCGCTGGTACTGCGTCAGCAGCGGCGCCATCTCTGCCACCAGCTTGGCGTCGCGCGCCGGATCGGCGCGCAGCTTGTCGATGCGCGCCAGCACCGCCTTCAGGTAGCGCGGGAAATGCGCCAGCTGGGCGTACGGGGTGTCGCGGATGAACCACTTCGGCATCAGCGCCCCCAACTGGGCCTGCAGGTCCGCATAGGCCGAAGCGTGCGGCTTGGCCTGCGGCAGCTTGCGCTGCACCGCGGCCCACTCCGTCAGCACCGCCCCCGCCAAGCGCGCCACTTCCTGCGCCAGGAGGCCCAGCCGGCCCTTGCCCTCGGCCCGCCGGGCTTCGAACTGCTGCTCGTTGACCGGCCAGGGGTCGGCCAGGCAGGCCTGCCCCAGCGCGCAATCGATGATCTGGTCGCGCAGCTCTTCCTGCGTCCCCAGCGTCATGTAGAGCATGCTGATCTTGGTCAGATCCGCCAGGTTCTTTTCCAGGAATTTCACCTGTTCGCGCAGCCCCAGCCGGAACAGCCTGAGCAAGCCCGCGCGATGGTGCTTGCGCGCTTCGTCCGGATCGTCGAACACGTCCAGGTCGCAATGCGCGCCGCGGTCCACCAGCGCCGGATAGCCGATCACCGACTGCCCGCGCCGCTTGATCTCCATGATCTCCGGCAAGGGGCCGAAAGACCAGGCAGTCAGGTTCTCGTGCGCCAGCGCCTGGGCCACCTGGGTGTCGCTGGCCGCCAACTGCTGGAACGTGGCCTGCGCCTGCTTGCCGAATTCGGCGCGCAGCTGCGCCAGGTTGCGTCCCGCCGCCAGCATGCGGCCGTGCTCGTCCACTACCCGGAAATTCATGAACAGGTGGGCTGGCAGGGTCTCCAGCTTGAAGTCCGCCGCGGCGGGGCGGATCTGCACCTGGTCCCACATGTCGGCGATGATCGCCTCCACCAGCCCCTGCTGGGGATCGGCCTGGCGTTCGAACCAGCGGTCGTAGAAGCCCGCGGCGTAATCCGGCAGCGGCACGCAATGGCGGCGCAGCTTCTGCGGCAGCGACTTCAAGAGCAGGTGCACCTTTTCCTTGAGCATGCCAGGCACCAGCCATTCGCAGCGCGCCGGATCGATCTGATTGAGCGCGAACAGCGGCACCGACAGGGTCACGCCGTCGCGCGGCGAACCCGGTTCGAAGTGGTAATCCAGCGCCATCGACACGCCCTGCCATTCCACCTTCTTGGGGAAGACGTCGGTCGTGACGCCCGCGGCTTCGTGGCGCATCAGCTCGTCGCGCGTCAGCAGCAGCTTGGCGGCGGCCGCCTTGTCCAGCCCCGACACCCACTTTTCCAGCGTCGCCGTCTGCGAAATGTCGGCCGGCAGCTGGCGGTCGTAGAAGGCGTGGATCAGCTCGTCGTCGACCAGGATGTCCGGGCGGCGGGTCTGATGTTCCAGCTTTTCGATGCCCGCGATCAGCTTGCGGTTGTGCGCCACGAAAGCCAGCCGCGTGTCGATCTCGCCCGGCACCAAAGCCTGGCGGATGAACAGCTCGCGCGCCTGGGTCGGATTGACCCGGCCGTACTGAATGCGCCGGCCGGTGTAAATGGTCAGCCCGTACAGCGTGGCCCGTTCATTGGCCACCACTTGCCCGGCCTTCTTTTCCCATCGCGGATCGGACCAGTTCTTGCGGATCAGATGCGCGCCGACCTTTTCCAGCCACACCGGATCGATGCGCGCCACGCAGCGCGCGTACAGGCGGGTGGTCTCGACCAGTTCGGCCGCCACGATCCAGCGCCCCGCCTTTTTCACCAGCCGCGAACCCGGGTGGATATGGAAACGGATCTCGCGCGCGCCCTGGTAGTGGCCGCCTTCGTCGCTCTTGAAGCCGATATTGCCCAACAGGCCCGACAGCAGCGCCATGTGCAGCTGCTCGTAGGTGGCCTCGGTCTGGTTCAGGCGCCAGCCCTGCTCACCGACCAGCGCGGCCAGCTGGGTGTGCACGTCGTGCCATTCGCGCAGCCGGATTGGCGACAGGAAATTCTGGCGCAGCAGGGCCACCAGCTTGCGCTGCGAGGCCTTGTGCTGCACCTGCTCGCCATACCAGCGCCACAGCTTCAGGAAGGAGATGAACTCGGACTTGTCGTCGGCGAACTTGGCGTGCGCCGCCTCGGCGGCCTCGCGCTCCTGCATGGGCCGGTCGCGCGCGTCCTGCACCGACAGGGCCGAGGCAATGATCAGCATCTCGGCCAGGCACTGGTGTTCACGCGCGGCCAGGATCATGCGGCCGATGCGCGGGTCCACCGGCAGCTTGGCCAGTTCGTGGCCCGTGCGCGTCAGCACGAAGGACGAGCCGGTGCGCGAAGCATCCGTGTCGTCGTCCGAGGCCGACGCCAGTTCGATCGCGCCCAGCTCCTGCAGCAGGTGGTAGCCGTCGGCCACCGCGCGGCCCGGCGGCGCCTCGACGAAGGGGAACTGCTCGATGTCGTCCAGCTTCAGCGACTTCATCCGCAGGATGACCGAGGCCAGCGACGAGCGCAGCACTTCCGGATCCGTGAACGGCGCCCGGTTGTTGAAGTCCAGCTCGTCGTAGAGCCGGATGCAGACGCCCGGCCCCACCCGGCCGCAACGGCCGGCGCGCTGGTTGGCCGAGGCGCGGCTGATCGGCTCGATGCGCAGCTGCTCGACCTTGTTGCGCCAGGAATAGCGCTTGATGCGCGCCAGCCCGCTGTCGACCACGAAGCGGATGCCCGGCACGGTCAGCGAGGTTTCCGCCACGTTGGTGGCCAGCACGATGCGCCGCGCATTGGTGCGCGGATGAAAGATCTGCTCCTGCTCGGCCTGCGACAGGCGCGCGTACAGCGGCAAGACCTCGGTGCCGGCCGGATGGCGCTTGCGCAGCGCCTCGGCGGATTCGCGGATCTCGCGCTCGCCGGGCAGGAACACCAGCACATCACCGGGGCCGTGCCGCGCGCATTCGTCCACGGCGTCCACGATGGCGTCGATCAGGTCGCGCTCTTCGTCGCCGGACATGCGCTCGCGGTCGCGGCCGGGCTTGGCCGGCGCGGCTTCGTCTTCCGCCAGTTCCTCGCGCACGGGGCGGTAGCGGACCTCGACGGGATACAGCCGGCCGGACACCTCGATGACGGGCGCCAGCTTGTCCTCGGACGCGGCAAAGTGCCGGGCGAAGCGCTCTGCGTCGATGGTGGCCGAGGTGATGATGATTTTCAGATCCGGGCGGCGCGGCAGCAGCTGCTTCAGGTAGCCCAGCAGGAAATCGATGTTCAGGCTGCGCTCGTGCGCCTCGTCGATGATGATGGTGTCGTAGCGGCGCAAGAGCGGATCGCGCTGCGACTCGGCCAGCAGGATGCCGTCCGTCATCAGCTTGATGGACGCGTTGGGGCCGGTGCGGTCGTTGAAGCGCACCTGGTAGCCCACCACCTCGCCCATGGGCGTGTTCAGCTCTTCCGCGATGCGCTTGGCCACCGAGGTCGCGGCCAGGCGGCGCGGCTGGGTGTGGCCGATCATCTTCTGGCGGCCGCGGCCCAGTTCCAGGCAGATCTTGGGCAGCTGGGTGGTCTTGCCCGAGCCGGTTTCGCCGCTGACGATCACCACCTGGTGGCTGGCGATGGCGCGCGCGATCTCCTGGCGCCGCGCACTGACGGGCAGGTCTTCGGGGTAGGTGACCACGGGTATGGGCCGCTCGGGACGCGGCGCGCGGCGCGCGTTCTGCGCGTCCGCCGCTGCCGCTGGAGCCGCCGCGTCCG
The sequence above is drawn from the Achromobacter xylosoxidans genome and encodes:
- a CDS encoding ABC transporter permease, which gives rise to MFELFSTRTRPGASSRSTPNRWDWALLPLVLAVLALMAYGASQMSRPFAVGEDLPISLDPVYLPYYLLRTILRMFTALAFSLLFSFVFAAIAAKYRAAEKAMIPMLDILQSVPILGFQAIAIAPFIALFPGNLLGVECAAIFAIFTSQAWNMAFSLYQSMRTVPSELSEAARIFRLSGWQRFWRLELPYATPGLLWNMMMSMSGGWFFLVAAEAISVAGQDIKLPGIGSYIAVAIDAENGRAIAWAIGAMMAGILLYDQLFFRPLLAWADKFRFEESQGDAAQQSWLLDWTRRSRWMKALSNAFWARMRRALGWFSVPYDGTSIRARAKTPDPRWTRAWDALLAAGALLATYKLVRFVHEDVGWGEVLHVLGLGGITLVRVMLLITLASAVWVPIAVWIGLRPKYSQRVQAVAQFLAAFPVNLLFPAVVFVMVALKLNPNIWLSPLIIFGTQWYILFNVVAGASTIPNELRLAAGNLGLKGWLLWRRVYLPAVFPSFITGAITASGGSWNASIVAEYVTWGNTSLVADGLGSYIKQMTELGDFHRIALGIGVMSIFVMLLNRFFWRKLYLLAEDRGR
- the hrpA gene encoding ATP-dependent RNA helicase HrpA; protein product: MPESSSPRAPKAADAAAPAAAADAQNARRAPRPERPIPVVTYPEDLPVSARRQEIARAIASHQVVIVSGETGSGKTTQLPKICLELGRGRQKMIGHTQPRRLAATSVAKRIAEELNTPMGEVVGYQVRFNDRTGPNASIKLMTDGILLAESQRDPLLRRYDTIIIDEAHERSLNIDFLLGYLKQLLPRRPDLKIIITSATIDAERFARHFAASEDKLAPVIEVSGRLYPVEVRYRPVREELAEDEAAPAKPGRDRERMSGDEERDLIDAIVDAVDECARHGPGDVLVFLPGEREIRESAEALRKRHPAGTEVLPLYARLSQAEQEQIFHPRTNARRIVLATNVAETSLTVPGIRFVVDSGLARIKRYSWRNKVEQLRIEPISRASANQRAGRCGRVGPGVCIRLYDELDFNNRAPFTDPEVLRSSLASVILRMKSLKLDDIEQFPFVEAPPGRAVADGYHLLQELGAIELASASDDDTDASRTGSSFVLTRTGHELAKLPVDPRIGRMILAAREHQCLAEMLIIASALSVQDARDRPMQEREAAEAAHAKFADDKSEFISFLKLWRWYGEQVQHKASQRKLVALLRQNFLSPIRLREWHDVHTQLAALVGEQGWRLNQTEATYEQLHMALLSGLLGNIGFKSDEGGHYQGAREIRFHIHPGSRLVKKAGRWIVAAELVETTRLYARCVARIDPVWLEKVGAHLIRKNWSDPRWEKKAGQVVANERATLYGLTIYTGRRIQYGRVNPTQARELFIRQALVPGEIDTRLAFVAHNRKLIAGIEKLEHQTRRPDILVDDELIHAFYDRQLPADISQTATLEKWVSGLDKAAAAKLLLTRDELMRHEAAGVTTDVFPKKVEWQGVSMALDYHFEPGSPRDGVTLSVPLFALNQIDPARCEWLVPGMLKEKVHLLLKSLPQKLRRHCVPLPDYAAGFYDRWFERQADPQQGLVEAIIADMWDQVQIRPAAADFKLETLPAHLFMNFRVVDEHGRMLAAGRNLAQLRAEFGKQAQATFQQLAASDTQVAQALAHENLTAWSFGPLPEIMEIKRRGQSVIGYPALVDRGAHCDLDVFDDPDEARKHHRAGLLRLFRLGLREQVKFLEKNLADLTKISMLYMTLGTQEELRDQIIDCALGQACLADPWPVNEQQFEARRAEGKGRLGLLAQEVARLAGAVLTEWAAVQRKLPQAKPHASAYADLQAQLGALMPKWFIRDTPYAQLAHFPRYLKAVLARIDKLRADPARDAKLVAEMAPLLTQYQRARSALKGAPDPRLDEFRWLLEELRVALFAQELRTPMPVSVKRLMKSWESLKR